A portion of the Bifidobacterium lemurum genome contains these proteins:
- a CDS encoding ribose-phosphate diphosphokinase, whose translation MVSAILEGKPDKNLILVTGRIHPKLAQDVAEQLGIDVLETTAYDFANGEMYVRYTESVRGADVFVLQSHYQPINKAIMEQLIMIDALKRASARSITAVCPLVGYSRQDKKHRGREPISCRLVFDLLKTAGADRIMSVDLHASQSQGFFDGPVDHLIAMPVLVDYMRDRFQGQLDNVAVVSPDAGRIRVAEQWAQRLNGGPLAFVHKTRDITRPNQAVANRVVGDVEGKDCVLVDDLIDTAGTIAGACNVLKDAGAKSVTVVATHGVLSGPAVDRLKACGAREVVLTDTVPIPEEKRWDGLTVLSIAPLLAAAIRAVFDDGSVAELFDTYPEHHGQGFLFA comes from the coding sequence ATGGTGAGCGCAATCCTCGAAGGAAAGCCCGATAAGAACCTGATTCTCGTCACTGGACGAATCCACCCGAAGCTGGCCCAAGACGTCGCCGAGCAGCTCGGCATCGATGTGTTGGAGACCACCGCCTACGATTTCGCGAACGGCGAGATGTACGTGCGATACACCGAATCGGTGCGCGGCGCCGACGTGTTCGTGCTGCAAAGCCACTACCAGCCGATCAACAAGGCCATTATGGAGCAGCTCATCATGATCGATGCGCTCAAGCGCGCCTCGGCCCGCTCCATCACCGCCGTGTGCCCGCTGGTCGGCTATTCCCGCCAGGACAAGAAGCATCGCGGACGCGAGCCCATCTCCTGCCGTCTGGTGTTCGACCTGCTGAAAACAGCAGGCGCCGACCGCATCATGTCGGTGGATTTGCACGCCTCGCAGTCGCAGGGCTTCTTCGACGGCCCGGTCGACCATCTCATCGCCATGCCGGTGCTGGTCGACTATATGCGCGACCGTTTCCAAGGCCAGCTCGACAACGTCGCCGTCGTCTCCCCGGACGCCGGCCGCATCCGCGTGGCCGAACAGTGGGCGCAGCGTCTTAACGGCGGCCCCCTCGCCTTCGTGCATAAAACGCGCGACATCACCCGCCCCAACCAGGCCGTGGCCAACCGTGTGGTCGGCGATGTGGAGGGCAAGGACTGCGTGCTCGTCGATGATCTCATCGACACCGCCGGCACCATCGCCGGCGCGTGCAACGTGCTGAAGGACGCCGGTGCCAAGTCGGTGACCGTGGTCGCCACGCACGGCGTGCTGTCCGGCCCGGCCGTCGACCGTCTGAAGGCGTGCGGCGCGCGCGAGGTGGTGCTCACCGACACCGTGCCGATTCCCGAAGAGAAGCGCTGGGACGGGCTCACCGTACTCTCCATCGCCCCGCTGCTGGCCGCCGCCATCCGCGCCGTGTTCGACGACGGCTCCGTGGCGGAGCTGTTCGACACGTATCCCGAGCATCATGGACAGGGTTTCCTGTTCGCCTGA
- a CDS encoding histidine phosphatase family protein: MPQHVRSITLVRHGRTAYNAERRLQGQIDIPLDEVGRWQAGQTAAALKELYVDRRPDVTNHLVVCSDLGRAVDTARAFADLIGVETHPDARVRERNFGEWEGMSGEELAERYPEDFRLWQEHRDGELRHGAEPKSEVGHRGVDALLDWSARGGDDTDLYVFSHGAWISETLQTLMGLDITYPDFASILSMRNAHWSRLIPLDFADGGVRWRLADYNHGPQAARTDQWEHPAL, from the coding sequence ATGCCGCAGCATGTCCGTTCCATCACGCTGGTGCGCCACGGACGCACCGCGTACAACGCCGAACGCCGCCTGCAGGGGCAGATCGACATCCCCCTCGACGAAGTGGGCCGGTGGCAGGCCGGGCAGACCGCCGCGGCGCTGAAGGAACTCTACGTCGACCGCAGACCGGATGTGACGAACCATCTGGTCGTCTGCTCCGATCTGGGGCGCGCGGTCGACACGGCGAGGGCCTTCGCCGACCTCATCGGCGTCGAAACGCATCCCGACGCGCGCGTGCGCGAACGCAACTTCGGCGAATGGGAGGGAATGAGCGGCGAGGAGCTGGCCGAACGCTATCCGGAGGACTTCCGCCTGTGGCAGGAGCACCGCGACGGCGAGCTCAGGCACGGCGCCGAACCGAAAAGCGAAGTCGGACACCGGGGCGTCGACGCGCTGCTCGACTGGTCCGCGCGCGGCGGCGACGACACCGACCTGTATGTGTTCTCGCATGGAGCGTGGATCTCCGAAACCCTGCAGACGCTGATGGGATTGGACATCACCTACCCGGATTTCGCCAGCATCCTGTCGATGCGCAACGCCCATTGGAGCCGTCTGATTCCTCTGGACTTCGCGGACGGCGGCGTGCGCTGGCGGCTCGCCGACTACAACCACGGCCCCCAGGCCGCACGCACCGACCAGTGGGAGCATCCCGCGCTCTGA
- the rsfS gene encoding ribosome silencing factor, with protein sequence MPAVQESIDEIRIAAEAADRLKATDIVAFDVTEPLAITDIMMIAGASNERQVLAVAEEVEKDLYLKCGKRQPRSREGLTEGQWVLLDYGDFVIHIMHDESREFYNLERLWRDCPQIELELEHPESSLEAGDETDA encoded by the coding sequence ATGCCCGCAGTGCAGGAATCCATCGACGAGATCCGCATCGCCGCCGAAGCGGCCGACCGGCTGAAGGCCACCGACATCGTGGCCTTCGACGTGACCGAGCCGCTGGCCATCACCGACATCATGATGATCGCCGGCGCCTCCAACGAACGCCAGGTGCTCGCCGTGGCCGAAGAGGTGGAGAAGGATCTGTACCTCAAATGCGGCAAGCGCCAGCCGCGTTCGCGCGAAGGCCTGACCGAGGGCCAGTGGGTGCTGCTCGACTACGGCGATTTCGTAATCCACATCATGCATGACGAATCGCGCGAGTTCTACAATCTGGAACGCCTCTGGCGCGACTGCCCGCAGATCGAACTCGAGCTGGAACATCCGGAAAGCTCGCTCGAAGCGGGCGACGAGACGGACGCCTGA
- the glmU gene encoding bifunctional UDP-N-acetylglucosamine diphosphorylase/glucosamine-1-phosphate N-acetyltransferase GlmU has translation MALSAAIILAAGEGTRMRSSKPKVLHTFCGKTFLNRVMAAVREQNPETLAVVVHFQAERVAEAARSYDADVTIVNQDDVPGTGRAVQCAMAQLGRTRELDGPVLVAASDMPLLDADTLRRLLAYHTDSGNGATVLTTILDDPTGYGRIIRDRDGNVLRIVEQKDANSSELAVHEVNTSVYVFDAKVLVEAIAGLKSNNAQGEFYLTDALETAKAAGAVGAFAAPDPLSVEGVNDRVQLAALTKAHNRRICERWMREGVTILDPDSTWIEDDVRIARDATILPGCFLQGETVVGEDALIGPDTTLIDAVVDAEAVVERSRVQESHIGRAANIGPWTYLRAGNEFGEGSKAGAFVEMKKAHIGNGTKVPHLSYVGDAEVGDGTNIGGGTITANYDGVHKNRTRIGAGAHVGAGNLLVAPVEVGDNVTTGAGSVVRHDVPDDAMVYSENTQHIVEGWKPAWERK, from the coding sequence ATGGCACTATCCGCCGCAATCATCCTCGCCGCCGGTGAGGGCACCCGCATGCGTTCGTCCAAGCCGAAGGTGCTGCACACCTTCTGCGGAAAGACCTTCCTCAACCGCGTGATGGCCGCCGTCCGCGAGCAGAATCCGGAAACCCTCGCCGTGGTGGTGCATTTCCAGGCCGAACGCGTGGCCGAAGCCGCGCGTTCCTATGATGCGGACGTGACCATCGTCAACCAGGACGACGTGCCCGGCACCGGCCGCGCCGTGCAGTGCGCCATGGCCCAGCTGGGGCGGACGCGCGAACTCGACGGCCCCGTGCTCGTTGCCGCCTCCGACATGCCCCTGCTCGACGCGGACACCCTCCGCCGGCTGCTGGCCTACCATACCGACAGCGGCAACGGGGCCACCGTGCTCACCACCATCCTCGACGACCCGACCGGATACGGCCGCATCATCCGCGACCGCGACGGCAACGTGCTGCGCATCGTCGAGCAGAAGGACGCCAACAGCAGCGAACTGGCCGTTCACGAGGTGAACACGTCCGTATACGTGTTCGACGCCAAGGTGCTGGTCGAAGCCATCGCGGGGCTGAAATCCAACAACGCGCAGGGCGAGTTCTACCTCACCGACGCGTTGGAGACCGCCAAGGCCGCCGGTGCCGTCGGCGCGTTCGCCGCGCCCGACCCCTTAAGCGTGGAAGGCGTGAACGACCGCGTGCAGCTGGCCGCGCTCACCAAGGCGCACAACCGCCGCATCTGCGAGCGTTGGATGCGCGAGGGGGTGACCATCCTCGATCCGGACAGCACTTGGATCGAGGATGACGTGCGTATCGCACGCGACGCCACCATTCTGCCGGGCTGCTTCCTGCAGGGCGAGACGGTGGTCGGCGAGGACGCGCTGATCGGCCCCGACACCACGCTGATCGACGCCGTGGTGGACGCAGAAGCCGTGGTCGAGCGCTCACGCGTGCAGGAATCGCATATCGGACGCGCCGCGAACATCGGCCCGTGGACCTATCTGCGCGCCGGCAACGAGTTCGGCGAGGGATCCAAAGCCGGCGCGTTCGTCGAAATGAAGAAGGCGCATATCGGCAACGGCACCAAAGTGCCGCATCTGAGCTATGTGGGCGACGCCGAAGTGGGCGACGGCACCAACATCGGCGGCGGCACCATCACCGCGAACTACGACGGCGTGCACAAGAACCGCACGCGCATCGGCGCCGGCGCCCATGTGGGCGCCGGCAACCTGCTCGTCGCGCCGGTCGAAGTGGGAGACAACGTGACCACCGGCGCCGGTTCCGTGGTACGCCATGACGTGCCGGACGACGCCATGGTGTATTCCGAGAACACGCAACATATCGTGGAGGGCTGGAAGCCCGCCTGGGAGAGGAAGTGA